A genome region from Cystobacter fuscus DSM 2262 includes the following:
- a CDS encoding YecA family protein — MSRQKPGRNEPCPCGSGKKYKVCHAAEDRAREAATPPPPSRHPLADDLQAAMEMLRGEDLSRVSSTLEHLGTLLTGWGPVPGLRFDAERFHAHVSRQLDELTEAVERDPAQARHMLRLSTVRELGTRAFLEKLRAALLARATTAGLSAEDRRALCLGALLASTPKDGRVAAEDRPVLDVLFNVQWREWGAQHGQKLAAGLEGQEADLPEEAREALRKASEGEMEALVKYVESDPGLATRIAQEARERATRVEALMRQPNTPSLLAPEEQVWLTAVLWEPLSALKSPDMDAKARSAAVVTFLGAVRKALDSDKDFLTHLLERVRARSKDAALDDATRAFFTEAAVAFEAEPVRMVLAAILTSRAEPEARSAEEQVVRADLEAKTRWTAEDLEPYRALLASMNLPAATERIHRAQEWLRAHPIELPPAGA; from the coding sequence GTGAGCCGCCAGAAGCCCGGACGCAACGAGCCCTGCCCTTGCGGCAGCGGCAAGAAGTACAAGGTCTGTCACGCCGCCGAGGACCGGGCGCGCGAGGCGGCGACCCCTCCCCCGCCTTCCCGTCACCCGCTCGCCGATGATCTCCAGGCGGCCATGGAGATGCTGCGCGGCGAGGACCTGTCGCGCGTCTCCTCCACCCTGGAGCACCTGGGCACGCTGCTCACCGGCTGGGGGCCCGTGCCCGGCCTGCGCTTCGACGCCGAGCGCTTCCACGCGCACGTGTCGCGGCAGCTCGATGAGCTCACCGAGGCCGTCGAGCGCGACCCCGCCCAGGCGCGCCACATGCTGCGGCTGAGCACCGTGCGCGAATTGGGCACGCGCGCCTTCCTCGAGAAGCTGCGCGCCGCGCTGCTCGCGCGCGCCACCACCGCGGGCCTGTCCGCCGAGGACCGGCGGGCGCTGTGCCTCGGCGCCCTGCTCGCCTCCACCCCCAAGGATGGCCGCGTCGCCGCCGAGGACCGGCCGGTGCTCGACGTGCTGTTCAACGTGCAGTGGCGCGAGTGGGGCGCCCAGCACGGCCAGAAGCTCGCCGCGGGCCTGGAGGGACAGGAGGCGGACCTGCCCGAGGAGGCGCGCGAGGCGCTGCGCAAGGCGAGCGAGGGCGAGATGGAGGCCCTGGTGAAGTACGTGGAGTCGGATCCCGGCCTCGCCACGCGCATCGCCCAGGAGGCCCGCGAGCGCGCCACGCGCGTGGAGGCCCTCATGCGCCAGCCAAACACGCCCTCGCTGCTCGCCCCCGAGGAGCAGGTGTGGCTCACCGCCGTCCTCTGGGAGCCCCTGAGCGCGCTCAAGTCCCCGGACATGGACGCCAAGGCCCGGAGCGCCGCGGTGGTCACCTTCCTGGGCGCCGTGCGCAAGGCCCTGGACTCGGACAAGGACTTCCTCACCCACCTGCTCGAGCGCGTGCGCGCCCGCTCCAAGGACGCCGCGCTCGACGACGCGACGCGCGCCTTCTTCACCGAGGCCGCCGTGGCCTTCGAGGCCGAGCCGGTGCGCATGGTGCTCGCCGCCATCCTCACCTCGCGCGCCGAGCCCGAGGCCCGCTCGGCCGAGGAGCAGGTGGTGCGCGCGGACCTGGAGGCCAAGACGCGCTGGACGGCCGAGGACCTCGAGCCCTACCGCGCGCTGCTCGCGAGCATGAACCTGCCCGCCGCCACCGAGCGCATCCACCGCGCCCAGGAGTGGCTGCGCGCCCATCCCATCGAACTGCCCCCCGCGGGCGCGTGA
- a CDS encoding carboxypeptidase-like regulatory domain-containing protein — protein sequence MNRTALLLLPSLLGLACGEAEPAARSTPESTRLESAALSAVFSGTVVDELGKPIAGARVTVNGILRITSDNGAYSVSVSDSGTGYRLDIRKDGYAPVNTLKTAGQIGQKHVLARGFTKVINPAATNDIVDTKSGIRVVVPANSLQDPAGVPATGQVTFFISPHGPDTMPGDFSARNSAGQPVALETVGAVTLAAVDARGNTLSLIPGKVLDVRIPVPAAVGGSMPACVLNGTCRAAIWLFDPLTGLWKEKAANAQFSTSGTSLKIVGERKGNVPPGDGLGTWNADIEVTTPACTLIEFVNIPLDCYNPPPGTTPEPGIEVGFEQNTLSGTPKSKTLVTGSGTSFIALTNLRASTALKLSVEFPPGAPAYCGTNLTLTSTPPASATYPQYWATGGLTQFITGPQTFTGYPKNAAGNNITLADVANGDHPCGSHLYVQTHP from the coding sequence ATGAATCGCACTGCCCTGCTGTTGTTGCCCTCGCTTCTCGGTCTCGCCTGTGGTGAGGCGGAGCCCGCCGCCAGGTCCACCCCCGAGTCCACCCGGCTCGAGTCCGCCGCCCTCTCGGCGGTCTTCTCGGGCACGGTGGTGGATGAGCTGGGCAAGCCCATCGCCGGCGCGCGCGTGACGGTGAATGGAATCCTCCGCATCACCAGCGACAACGGGGCGTACAGCGTCTCGGTGAGCGACTCGGGGACCGGCTACCGGCTCGACATCCGCAAGGATGGCTATGCGCCGGTGAACACGCTCAAGACGGCGGGCCAGATCGGGCAGAAGCACGTGCTCGCCCGGGGCTTCACGAAGGTGATCAACCCGGCGGCCACCAATGACATCGTCGACACGAAATCGGGCATCCGGGTGGTGGTGCCCGCCAACAGCCTCCAGGATCCGGCGGGCGTACCCGCCACGGGGCAGGTGACGTTCTTCATCTCGCCGCACGGCCCGGACACGATGCCCGGTGACTTCAGCGCGAGGAACTCCGCCGGTCAGCCGGTGGCGCTCGAGACCGTGGGCGCGGTGACGCTGGCGGCGGTGGACGCCCGGGGCAACACCCTGAGCCTGATTCCCGGCAAGGTGCTGGACGTGCGCATCCCCGTCCCCGCGGCCGTGGGGGGAAGCATGCCCGCGTGCGTGCTCAACGGGACCTGCCGGGCCGCCATCTGGCTGTTCGATCCGCTCACGGGCCTGTGGAAGGAGAAGGCGGCGAACGCCCAGTTCTCCACCTCGGGCACCTCCTTGAAGATTGTCGGCGAGCGCAAGGGCAACGTCCCTCCCGGTGATGGCCTGGGGACGTGGAACGCGGACATCGAGGTGACCACCCCCGCGTGCACGCTCATCGAGTTCGTGAACATCCCCCTGGATTGCTACAACCCGCCCCCGGGCACCACGCCCGAGCCCGGCATCGAGGTGGGCTTCGAGCAGAACACCCTGAGCGGGACGCCCAAGTCGAAGACGCTGGTGACGGGCTCGGGCACGTCGTTCATCGCGCTCACCAACCTGCGCGCCAGCACCGCCCTGAAGCTGTCCGTGGAGTTCCCCCCGGGCGCGCCCGCCTACTGCGGCACCAACCTCACGCTCACCTCCACGCCCCCGGCGTCCGCCACCTACCCCCAGTACTGGGCCACGGGCGGACTCACGCAATTCATCACCGGGCCGCAGACCTTCACCGGCTACCCGAAGAACGCCGCGGGCAACAACATCACCCTCGCCGACGTGGCCAACGGGGATCACCCGTGTGGCTCGCACCTCTACGTCCAGACGCACCCGTAG
- a CDS encoding HAD family hydrolase, whose protein sequence is MAIRCVVLDFDGTFTDVVAEGAPYVEHFRRRMSELLGRDVEEAGWAEEEARVLHSSEEPGWEVAGRVVAPAIADPYLLSNFVARRLCDRLGVLPDQAERGELLNVLYREAYVLAGVAFKPEAKEVLEALLDTGLPVHVVTNAHTDTVEAKLTKLAPRGRERLRVSGDARKFLVEPPAEPDARFDALPETTRVEGALKRPIHLRRGHYYEALRRIWRDTGTTPETTLVAGDIFELDLAMPAALGAQVQFVTRHNALEYERRAILALGDRGGMDPSLRAILPRVVG, encoded by the coding sequence ATGGCGATCCGGTGCGTGGTGTTGGACTTCGATGGGACGTTCACGGACGTGGTGGCCGAGGGGGCCCCCTACGTCGAGCACTTCCGTCGGCGCATGTCGGAGCTGCTTGGCCGGGACGTGGAGGAGGCGGGGTGGGCGGAGGAGGAGGCGCGGGTGCTGCACAGCTCCGAGGAGCCCGGCTGGGAGGTGGCGGGGCGCGTGGTGGCGCCGGCCATCGCGGACCCCTACCTGCTGAGCAACTTCGTGGCGCGGCGGCTGTGTGACCGGCTGGGGGTGCTGCCGGACCAGGCCGAGCGGGGGGAGCTGCTCAACGTGCTCTACCGCGAGGCCTACGTGCTGGCGGGGGTGGCCTTCAAGCCCGAGGCCAAGGAGGTGCTGGAGGCGCTGCTGGACACGGGGCTGCCGGTGCACGTGGTGACCAACGCGCACACGGACACGGTGGAGGCCAAGCTCACGAAGCTGGCGCCCCGGGGCCGCGAGCGCCTGCGGGTGTCGGGGGATGCGCGCAAGTTCCTCGTCGAGCCGCCCGCGGAGCCGGACGCGCGCTTTGACGCCCTACCCGAGACGACGCGGGTGGAGGGGGCGCTGAAGCGGCCCATCCACCTGCGCCGGGGCCACTATTATGAGGCGCTGCGCCGCATCTGGCGCGACACGGGCACCACCCCGGAGACGACGCTGGTGGCGGGCGACATCTTCGAGTTGGACCTGGCGATGCCCGCGGCCCTGGGCGCCCAGGTGCAGTTCGTGACGCGCCACAACGCGTTGGAGTACGAGCGCCGGGCCATCCTCGCGCTCGGGGACAGGGGCGGCATGGATCCCAGCCTGCGCGCCATCCTCCCGCGCGTGGTGGGCTGA
- a CDS encoding class I SAM-dependent methyltransferase: protein MTSKRSFFRRAACTWGTTLLLGLGACAHRTSSEAPAPAADAAPRHGHGGHHGGMPHRFENAEEWVKRFEEPGREAWQKPDEVVKALGLAADAKVADIGAGTGYFAVRLARAVPQGRVYGVDLEPDMVRYMGERAQREGLSNLTPVLASAEDARLPEPVDLVLIVDTYHHVGERVVWLQRLAEKLRPGGRVAIIDFRVESSMGPPPAHKLSPERVREELEAAGYRQTQTLSFLPEQYFLVFQHQTP from the coding sequence ATGACCTCGAAGCGCTCCTTCTTCCGCCGCGCCGCATGCACCTGGGGCACCACGCTGCTGTTGGGCTTGGGCGCCTGTGCACACCGGACCTCGTCCGAGGCTCCCGCGCCGGCCGCGGACGCCGCGCCGCGGCACGGCCATGGAGGACATCACGGAGGGATGCCCCACCGCTTCGAGAACGCGGAGGAGTGGGTGAAGCGCTTCGAGGAGCCGGGGCGCGAGGCGTGGCAGAAGCCCGACGAGGTGGTGAAGGCGCTCGGGCTCGCCGCGGACGCGAAGGTGGCGGACATCGGCGCTGGCACGGGCTACTTCGCGGTGCGGCTCGCGCGCGCCGTGCCCCAGGGCCGGGTGTACGGCGTCGACCTCGAGCCCGACATGGTGCGTTACATGGGCGAGCGCGCCCAGCGCGAGGGATTGAGCAACCTCACGCCCGTGCTGGCCTCGGCCGAGGACGCCCGGCTGCCCGAGCCGGTGGACCTGGTGCTCATCGTTGACACGTATCATCACGTGGGCGAGCGCGTGGTTTGGCTCCAGCGGTTGGCGGAGAAGCTCCGCCCGGGCGGGCGCGTGGCCATCATCGACTTCCGCGTGGAGTCCTCCATGGGGCCTCCGCCCGCGCACAAGCTGTCGCCCGAGCGCGTGCGGGAGGAATTGGAGGCCGCGGGCTACCGCCAGACCCAGACGCTCTCCTTCCTTCCCGAGCAGTATTTTCTCGTGTTCCAACACCAGACACCCTGA
- the atpH gene encoding ATP synthase F1 subunit delta produces MVNVSIARRYARALLDVATETGRADAVSEQVSTFARLVADNRELADILLNPAYSREQRLNVVEALIKASGTVEPALVNTLRLLVDRNRLGYLPDIARLYRDMADAQAGRLRGHVTSAIPLSKDTLQKLSGTLQTLTQRNVVLESRVDPSVLGGVAAQVGSILYDGTLRTQLEQMRRELKQR; encoded by the coding sequence ATGGTGAACGTGTCTATTGCCCGCCGCTACGCCCGTGCCCTCCTCGACGTCGCCACCGAGACGGGGCGCGCCGACGCCGTGTCCGAGCAGGTCTCGACCTTCGCCAGACTGGTGGCCGACAACCGGGAGCTGGCCGACATCCTCCTCAATCCGGCCTACAGCCGCGAGCAGCGGCTGAACGTGGTCGAGGCCCTCATCAAGGCCTCCGGCACCGTGGAGCCGGCGCTGGTCAACACCCTGCGCCTGCTGGTGGACCGCAACCGGCTCGGCTACCTGCCGGACATCGCCCGGCTCTACCGTGACATGGCCGATGCCCAGGCGGGCCGCCTGCGGGGCCACGTCACCAGCGCCATCCCCCTGTCCAAGGACACCCTCCAGAAGCTCTCGGGCACCCTGCAGACCCTCACCCAGCGCAACGTGGTGCTCGAGTCCCGGGTGGACCCCAGCGTGCTCGGTGGAGTCGCCGCCCAGGTGGGCAGCATCCTCTATGACGGCACCCTGCGCACCCAGCTCGAGCAGATGCGCCGCGAGCTGAAGCAGCGCTGA
- a CDS encoding OmpA/MotB family protein, with the protein MELTADDEVVPRSTRRPRWLLMGTLAVLGLGGWMATRSITSLVERTEQLEREAAESEARVAELQVLRDSMARRLRVLEQQQRAEAAHRVASARRQGEAGVKLARREAARGELESLLQPERERGAAFLEESEGQLRVELADPLLFAPRDTALTPEGTALLTRVGAKLAVEGHVIQVAAYTDTLPDASPSSWELSAARAVTVTRFLAETLKLPPERLVAMGHVLAPASAWAQQGSGMEPTRRLELRLVPAPRAPGHDRPRG; encoded by the coding sequence ATGGAGCTGACGGCGGATGACGAGGTGGTGCCCCGAAGCACCCGGCGGCCCAGGTGGCTGCTCATGGGAACACTGGCGGTGTTGGGGCTGGGCGGCTGGATGGCCACCCGGTCCATCACCTCGCTGGTGGAGCGCACGGAGCAGCTGGAGCGCGAGGCGGCCGAGTCCGAGGCCCGGGTGGCGGAGTTGCAGGTGCTGCGCGACAGCATGGCCCGGAGGTTGCGCGTGCTGGAGCAGCAGCAGCGCGCGGAGGCCGCGCACCGGGTGGCCTCGGCGCGGCGGCAGGGCGAGGCGGGCGTGAAGCTCGCGCGGCGCGAGGCGGCACGCGGGGAACTGGAGTCTTTATTACAGCCCGAAAGGGAACGCGGCGCCGCCTTCCTGGAGGAGTCCGAGGGCCAGCTCCGGGTGGAGTTGGCGGATCCCCTGCTCTTCGCCCCGCGCGACACGGCGCTGACCCCCGAGGGCACGGCGCTGCTCACCCGGGTGGGTGCGAAGCTGGCGGTGGAGGGTCATGTCATCCAGGTGGCGGCATACACCGACACCCTGCCCGACGCCTCCCCCTCAAGCTGGGAGCTGTCGGCGGCCCGGGCGGTGACGGTGACGCGCTTCCTGGCGGAGACGCTGAAACTTCCTCCGGAGCGGCTCGTGGCCATGGGCCACGTGCTGGCCCCGGCGTCGGCGTGGGCGCAGCAGGGCTCCGGGATGGAGCCCACCCGGCGGCTGGAGTTGCGGCTGGTGCCCGCGCCCCGCGCCCCGGGCCACGACCGGCCCAGGGGGTAG
- a CDS encoding CBS domain-containing protein, whose product MPDIILYPRDTVMRALEVMHRYGAHLLPVVEERHGEVLGHVTLEELRRLGNTLPLARMAEILTARAALASEGIAAARPPRVDFIPEGQGSCSTWVH is encoded by the coding sequence ATGCCTGACATCATCCTCTATCCCCGGGATACGGTGATGCGGGCGCTCGAGGTGATGCACCGCTATGGGGCGCACCTGTTGCCGGTGGTGGAGGAGCGGCACGGCGAGGTGCTCGGGCACGTGACGCTCGAGGAGCTGCGTCGGCTGGGCAACACGCTGCCGCTGGCCCGGATGGCTGAAATTCTGACGGCACGCGCGGCGCTGGCCTCGGAAGGAATTGCAGCGGCGCGTCCCCCGCGCGTGGACTTCATCCCAGAAGGACAGGGGTCGTGTTCGACCTGGGTTCATTGA
- a CDS encoding sensor histidine kinase has translation MTLPIMAQPVLHRSHAGSQAPSLAEEALPCLGALLQSTGLGLAFLDRDSRFHFVNTALITLSGLPGTSYEGRTVAEAWPGLAPVLMPLLQRALAGESIQGAQVSGTFGGTAGICRHFRLCLFPSSQGTSRSGVSLMVEDDTARVNREVALRESEERLRNLVAVSCDGFCLHENGIILETSPALAHLLGTTPEDMVGQSLMRWIAPESRETVQRAMTRRVEAPYEATGMRADGKRLFLELLARQVEHGSRSVRMAAVWDISARKATEEAAARADTFREQLLGVVGHDLRTPLHAIQLSVGALQRGGELNENQARQVTHVATATRRMERMIHELLDYTRARLAGGIPVRPTSFALDKLLERVVEQFQVSHPTRLIVSKTEGDLVGTWDESRLGQLLDNLMGNALQHSPEDTPVEVRLEGKAEGINLSVRNEGAPVPLEERATLFEPFKRGKRANGDGLGLGLYIVRQIASAHGGRISVESGTGLGTRFVVWLPRHAPGC, from the coding sequence GTGACCCTTCCGATCATGGCGCAGCCCGTCCTCCACCGCTCTCACGCCGGCTCACAGGCGCCCTCCCTGGCCGAGGAGGCCTTGCCGTGTCTGGGGGCGTTGCTCCAGTCCACGGGACTGGGTCTGGCCTTCCTGGACCGGGACTCCCGCTTCCACTTCGTCAACACCGCCCTCATCACCCTGAGTGGGTTGCCCGGCACCTCGTACGAGGGCCGCACGGTGGCGGAGGCGTGGCCGGGGCTGGCGCCGGTGCTGATGCCGCTGCTCCAGCGCGCGCTCGCGGGCGAGTCCATCCAGGGCGCGCAGGTGTCCGGCACGTTCGGTGGCACCGCGGGCATCTGCCGCCACTTCCGGCTCTGCCTGTTTCCCTCCTCCCAGGGGACGTCGCGCTCGGGCGTGAGCCTGATGGTGGAGGACGACACGGCGCGGGTGAACCGGGAGGTCGCCCTGCGCGAGAGCGAGGAGCGCCTGCGCAACCTCGTCGCCGTCTCCTGTGATGGCTTCTGCCTGCACGAGAACGGCATCATCCTGGAGACGAGCCCGGCCCTGGCCCATCTGCTGGGCACCACGCCCGAGGACATGGTGGGCCAGTCGCTCATGCGGTGGATCGCCCCCGAGTCGCGCGAGACCGTGCAGCGCGCCATGACGCGGCGGGTGGAGGCGCCCTACGAGGCGACGGGCATGCGCGCCGACGGCAAGCGGCTGTTCCTGGAGCTGCTGGCCCGGCAGGTGGAGCATGGCAGCCGCTCGGTGCGCATGGCGGCCGTCTGGGACATCAGCGCGCGCAAGGCAACCGAGGAGGCCGCGGCCCGCGCCGACACCTTCCGCGAGCAGTTGCTGGGTGTGGTGGGGCATGATCTGCGCACCCCGCTGCATGCCATCCAGCTGAGCGTGGGGGCCCTGCAGCGTGGGGGCGAGCTGAACGAGAACCAGGCCCGGCAGGTGACGCACGTGGCCACCGCCACCCGGCGCATGGAGCGGATGATCCACGAGTTGCTGGATTACACCCGCGCTCGGCTGGCCGGGGGCATCCCCGTGCGCCCCACGTCCTTCGCCCTGGACAAGCTGCTGGAGCGGGTGGTGGAGCAGTTCCAGGTGTCGCACCCCACCCGCCTCATCGTCTCCAAGACGGAAGGCGACCTGGTGGGCACCTGGGACGAGTCCCGGCTCGGCCAGCTGCTGGACAACCTGATGGGCAACGCCCTGCAGCACAGCCCCGAGGACACCCCGGTGGAGGTGCGCCTGGAGGGCAAGGCGGAGGGCATCAACCTCTCGGTGCGCAACGAGGGGGCGCCCGTGCCCCTGGAGGAGCGCGCCACCCTCTTCGAGCCCTTCAAGCGGGGCAAGCGCGCCAATGGCGACGGGCTGGGCCTGGGCCTCTACATCGTCCGGCAGATCGCCTCGGCACACGGGGGCCGCATCTCGGTGGAGTCCGGAACGGGCCTCGGCACGCGCTTCGTCGTCTGGCTCCCGCGCCACGCTCCCGGCTGCTGA
- the atpA gene encoding F0F1 ATP synthase subunit alpha, with amino-acid sequence MEIRADEISRIIREQIKDYGKKVTVSETGTVLSVGDGIARIYGLEGVLSGELVEFANGVKGLVLNLEEDNVGVAIMGDFKDIREGDTVKRTAQIASVPVGKGLLGRVVNALGEPVDGKGPIVSTETRKLEVKAPGIVKRKSVHEPLQTGIKALDALVPIGRGQRELIIGDRQTGKTAVAIDAIINQKGLNVFCVYVAIGQKQSTVAQVVEKLTRAGAMEYTVVVTANASDPAPMQFFAPYAGVAIGEYFRDNKMHSLIVYDDLSKQAVAYRQLSLLLRRPPGREAYPGDVFFIHSRLLERAAKLSDAEGAGSLTALPIIETQAGDVSAYIPTNVISITDGQIFLETDLFFAGVRPAINVGLSVSRVGSAAQIKAMKQVAGTLKLDLAQYRELAAFAQFGSDLDKATQDTLARGARLVEVLKQGQYEPMPVEKQVMQLYAAINREDPSKRGWIRQVPVADVVRWMKEFLEFTDSRHPQVAKDILAKRELTADIKTALNKAITEFNELFQATPGAKV; translated from the coding sequence ATGGAAATCCGCGCCGACGAGATCAGCAGAATCATCCGGGAGCAGATCAAGGACTATGGCAAGAAGGTCACCGTCTCCGAGACCGGAACGGTGCTGTCGGTGGGCGACGGTATCGCCCGCATCTACGGCCTGGAGGGCGTGCTCTCGGGCGAGCTGGTGGAGTTCGCCAACGGGGTGAAGGGCCTGGTGCTCAACCTCGAGGAGGACAACGTCGGTGTCGCCATCATGGGCGACTTCAAGGACATCCGCGAGGGCGACACGGTCAAGCGCACCGCGCAGATCGCCTCGGTGCCCGTGGGCAAGGGCCTGCTGGGCCGCGTGGTGAACGCGCTCGGCGAGCCGGTGGACGGCAAGGGCCCCATCGTGTCCACCGAGACGCGCAAGCTGGAGGTGAAGGCCCCCGGCATCGTCAAGCGCAAGAGCGTGCACGAGCCCCTGCAGACGGGCATCAAGGCCCTGGACGCCCTGGTGCCGATCGGCCGCGGCCAGCGCGAGCTCATCATCGGTGACCGCCAGACGGGCAAGACGGCCGTCGCCATCGACGCCATCATCAACCAGAAGGGCCTCAACGTCTTCTGCGTGTACGTGGCCATTGGCCAGAAGCAGTCCACCGTGGCCCAGGTGGTGGAGAAGCTCACCCGCGCGGGCGCCATGGAGTACACCGTGGTGGTGACGGCCAACGCCTCCGACCCGGCCCCCATGCAGTTCTTCGCCCCGTACGCGGGCGTGGCCATCGGCGAGTACTTCCGCGACAACAAGATGCACTCGCTCATCGTGTACGACGACCTGTCCAAGCAGGCCGTGGCGTACCGCCAGCTCTCGCTGCTGCTGCGCCGTCCGCCGGGACGCGAGGCCTACCCGGGCGACGTGTTCTTCATCCACAGCCGCCTGCTCGAGCGCGCCGCCAAGCTGTCGGACGCCGAGGGCGCGGGCTCCCTCACCGCCCTGCCCATCATCGAGACGCAGGCCGGTGACGTGTCCGCCTACATCCCGACGAACGTCATCTCCATCACCGACGGGCAGATCTTCCTCGAGACGGACCTGTTCTTCGCCGGTGTGCGCCCCGCCATCAACGTGGGTCTCTCCGTGTCGCGCGTGGGCAGCGCCGCGCAGATCAAGGCCATGAAGCAGGTGGCCGGCACGCTCAAGCTGGACCTGGCCCAGTACCGCGAGCTGGCGGCCTTCGCCCAGTTCGGCTCGGACCTCGACAAGGCCACCCAGGACACGCTGGCGCGCGGCGCCCGCCTCGTGGAGGTGCTCAAGCAGGGCCAGTACGAGCCCATGCCCGTCGAGAAGCAGGTCATGCAGCTCTACGCCGCCATCAACCGCGAGGACCCGAGCAAGCGCGGGTGGATCCGCCAGGTGCCCGTGGCCGACGTGGTGCGCTGGATGAAGGAGTTCCTCGAGTTCACCGACAGCCGCCACCCGCAGGTCGCCAAGGACATCCTCGCCAAGCGCGAGCTGACGGCCGACATCAAGACCGCGCTGAACAAGGCCATCACCGAGTTCAACGAGCTGTTCCAGGCCACCCCGGGCGCCAAGGTCTGA
- a CDS encoding nucleotidyltransferase family protein, producing the protein MKVIAVILAAGEARRISHSKALIEHEGGKSFLQSLSSTFGKAGCSVLAVVGKDAEAVREQHPAIHLVENTRWADSQFSSVKAGLDAALEEGADVVLLHPVDMPAVRATTLKSLLKALGESTEGLRPEFEGAPGYPLLLSRATAERLRETAGEAQLEGAVRGLQLRRIPVKDPGVIVNINTPETYERLFGSAPKLAPPPKRRGKKAETSTTTEEDTSASSLNAASEGLQGT; encoded by the coding sequence ATGAAGGTCATCGCGGTCATTCTCGCAGCGGGTGAAGCCAGGCGGATCAGCCATTCCAAGGCGCTCATCGAGCATGAGGGGGGCAAGAGCTTCCTCCAATCGCTCTCATCGACGTTCGGCAAGGCGGGCTGCTCCGTACTCGCCGTCGTGGGCAAGGACGCGGAGGCGGTGCGCGAGCAGCACCCGGCCATCCATCTGGTGGAGAACACACGTTGGGCCGACAGCCAGTTCAGCTCGGTGAAGGCCGGCCTGGACGCGGCGTTGGAAGAGGGGGCGGACGTGGTGTTGCTCCACCCGGTGGACATGCCGGCCGTGCGTGCCACCACCCTCAAGTCGTTGCTCAAGGCGCTCGGGGAGTCCACCGAGGGGCTGCGTCCCGAGTTCGAGGGGGCGCCGGGCTATCCGCTGCTCTTGTCGCGCGCGACGGCCGAGCGGCTCCGCGAGACGGCGGGGGAGGCCCAGCTGGAGGGCGCCGTGCGCGGCCTGCAACTGCGCCGCATCCCCGTGAAGGATCCGGGCGTCATCGTCAACATCAACACCCCGGAGACCTACGAGCGGCTGTTCGGCTCGGCGCCCAAGCTCGCGCCGCCACCCAAGCGCCGCGGCAAGAAGGCGGAGACGTCCACCACTACCGAGGAGGACACGTCCGCGTCGTCCTTGAACGCGGCCTCCGAGGGACTACAGGGCACGTGA